A portion of the Pseudorasbora parva isolate DD20220531a chromosome 1, ASM2467924v1, whole genome shotgun sequence genome contains these proteins:
- the LOC137076187 gene encoding uncharacterized protein yields the protein MTTPTPSATPFADIITSLAALHQNQHQAMLELRADQERRFEAIVRGQQEDRERFRSWIDREVRTEAAGLASAPVHVPLHKMGPQDDPEAFIDLFQKAAEACGWPRAQWPVRLIPLLSGEAQAAAQQLPVANLLDYDDLKRAIIQRVGRTPEQHRQRFRSLEWGETGRPFAMAHQLRDACRKWLLAGGSDVDHIVDLVVLEQFIARLPKKTAEWVQCHRPTSLTTAINLAEDHLVACPGVGEPRLTSPSFSPPSVSPSPPVPLPRSRPPGPPRIPPRGRGGMGPGQYGSSRAPPRGAGLLGSGGDIGSGSTPPPRSYSNPLPAAGAAGRPGLACWRCGDPDHFVDRCPMMDIGTMIRVPDVQRTTPDQAGEYQVP from the exons atgactactccaacgccctccgccacgccgtttgcggacattatcacctctctcgcggccctccaccagaaTCAACATCAGGCCATGCTGGAgctgcgggcggaccaggagcgtcgattcgaggccatcgtccgcggccagcaagaggaccgcgagaggttccggagctggatagaccgggaggttcgcaccgaagccgccgggctcgccagcgcaccggtccacgtgcccctacacaagatggggccacaggacgatcccgaggccttcatagACCTTTTTCAGAAAgcggcggaggcctgcgggtggccccgggcacagtggccggtgcgccttatTCCATTGCTCagcggagaagcccaggcggccgcccaacaactgccggtggcgaatcTCCTGGATTACGAcgatctgaagagggccatcattcAGCGGGTCGGTCGGACCCCCGAACAACACCGTCAGCGTTTCCGCTCGCTTGAGTGGGGGGAGACCGGccggcccttcgcgatggcccaccagctccgggacgcctgccgcaaatggctattggccggtggaagcgacgtggaccacatcgtcgatctggtggtactggaacagttcatcgctcggcttcccaagaagaccgccgagtgggtccagtgccaccggcccacgtcgctgacgacggccatcaacctggcggaggaccatctggtggcgtgcccaggggtcggcgaaccccgtttaacttctccctctttctctcccccctctgtctctccttctcctcctgtccctctccctaggtcccgccctccagggccccctcgtattccccccagaggtcggggtggaatgggcccagggcaatacgggagttcgagggccccgcccaggggggcggggctgctggggtcgggcggggatatcggttccggttccaccccccctccgcgctcatattccaacccactccccgccgcaggggcggcgggcaggcctgggctggcctgctggcggtgcggtgacccggaccattttgtggaccgatgtccaatgatggatatcgggacaatgatccgggtcccggacgtccagcggaccacccctgatcaagcaggagagtaccaagttcct taa